In Miscanthus floridulus cultivar M001 chromosome 8, ASM1932011v1, whole genome shotgun sequence, the sequence aaagaaaactaaaataattatgagaaagaacgtgaccatgtttccaagtttctagcatgtcatcttgcATAAAAATTTCAACAAGCATATAGACTCCATGATCTGAATGCacatgatgtatgtcaacactatcctgcaaaagattagaactaaccaaaaacATTACAGaaatagatggtcgagcagacataggtagcaaccaacaatgctccccttcttggaagtgaacttgtttctttaaggaacatgagaaaatgtttgtattattataactgccctctaaacgatcataatcttgtacaacaaaaggagaattcatattattacgaatgaatactcgatgtatcatatattgtcacttattgttatatctgccaataacatgatatgtgtgtttaaaaaaccaaggcaaatcagcatatttaaaaaggctctcctccaaacaatctaggttacacaaaacatcaaattcaatgtaacccaaagtatgtaaagaagacaactgtttgaactcatcagttttagtagcaatatgaataacatgtttatttttagcacaagtgattggttccaaaacatgtgaaactgaagcatcatcaaccaattcatctttatcactaggaacatcaagcaaattatcaggCGGTGATGGCCATGGCCCAGCGGCGCATTAGAGAGAGGAAGAGCGGACGAAGGCCAGAAAAAGgagagcgagagcagcagctcggTGTCCTCAAGAAGCAAGGGGAGGGGCAGTAGTAGCGGCATGGAGTGGCCCGGTCTGCTCGGCACGGTCACGTCGGCGCGAGTCAAGCAGAGGGAGGGAGAGTGGACTGAGCCATGTGCGCACCATCATCAACATAAACGCGATGAGGGGGAGACAGGGCGGTATGGCGTAGCGTGGCCGACAGCGGCATGCCAGCACGCGCACAAGGAAGTGAGAGGACACGACGTGGGCAGGGGGGCAGAACCACGTGCTCATTTACAGACACTCCTACGTGATAGAGGTGGCACACATGCAGACGCAGACACGTCGGGTGCTCGGCTCTACGGAAACGGGCAAAGACAAGACAAAGACGGACAGCAAAGGCAGGCAAGGACAAGCAGAGGCACAACAGCCAAACCAACTTTCATTAAAACGCTCTCTGAGAAAGGGCACGAGGGAGAGGGAGCAGTGACACAGCGATGGGAGTGAAGGATAGTGACGCAGACCAAACGACGCGTCAGGGTGCAAAGCCGCGACGAAAGACAAGACGGTACATAATTGCAAAGTAAGGCGAGTACACTGAACACCGCGCCAGAAAAAATAAATGAAGCATGCAGAGCTGCTGCGCTATCTCTCGTCCGCTACGTGCTTTCACACCAATCACGTGAATTTATGAAGCGGCCAGACGAGCAGCTGTCACAGGTATGTTACCAATTTATCATAGGGACTAAAACGAATCTATACGTAAAAACATATCACTAGACCCAGACTTTTCAAGTGAGCGTGCTTCTCAAAATAAACACgtgagttatatatatatatatatatatatatatatatatatatatatatatatatatatatatttctataggTTAATTTAGACAATTAGCAATGTCTAGGCATAAGGAGTTTTTgaacaaagctcgaatttaaattagattcaacagctatatatatcgttctatttattaatggattttattttatttataaaagttgcttttcatgcttaatctaatagaacgaaccgCTCGCTATCCATTGGCTAGAattgtcgttcgacattcctaaatatctttacgcactgagtaatttaacttggacgtttatttgagtccacaaaactatgtcacacatgattcacttatcacatcaagtatgtttaaatcaaaaatccaaaaaaatcgttttgaaaatttttcttagaCCTAAATTACAGTACCAAAAaaatcgtaacaccagggtgttacgtgaagctcgccggagttggcttCTGGCACAACAGGGTGGTGCCTTACCGCACCGCAGGCGCACGCGCGGTAGCATTGGTGGTGGTGCTTCAGGATTCCAATGTACTGCGTCCAAGATCACAACGAGCTTGCCGGCGGACCACTGCCGTCCCATTCTTTAGTGAGCTGGAGCGCTGCCATCTTATCCACGGAAAACGTGCAAGAGATAGTGTTGCATTAGTAGAAAGAATAATGGTAGACCAAGAGATGGAGAAGAGGAGGCCACTCACCTAGAGGGCTTTAAGAGGTTGCTGACAGGATCGAGTAACACTATCCTGTCAGCAACCTCCGGAACTTCACATACTCTACTTGATTATGTATTCGATCTTGTGGTTTTATAGACTATCTATAATAATATCAAAGGAGAGAAAATTCTCATCACAGATTCAGTGCTTTATCTGCTAGAGTGGCAAAGTGCTAACCTACCAGTCCATTGGTAAGAAAGGTAGCCGATATTTGAATGTCAGAGACTAGCACATGCTATTTGGAACAATGCAATGTCGCCTGTAATAGACCCTAGTGCCAATCTTTCATTTATTTATCAAACATCTCCTAACCAAGACACTGTTTCTCTCCGTGTCCATTTCAAATACTAGTGATTAGCGCAGGTGtgaatcagcatcagcatcagctcaGATAAACAAAGAGAACGCTCCCCAAGTCCCAACTGAAGACTCGCCCCCGAAGTCCCAGTCCCACTCCAAATTCGACTCGTGCATGTTCACAGCCATCAGCAGCAACGGGCCGCGGCCGAGAGGGACACGGGACGAAGGGAAGCCCCCAGAGAGAGGAGCTAGGACAAGGAAAGAACACCACCGAGCCGAGGCCTGAGAGCAATCACCCTGGCCTCGCACCGCCCGCCGAGGCCGAGGCAAGCAAGCAGAACGAAGACCAAAATCACATCGCGTAGCTACGAGCTACGAGCTACGAGTACTAGCTATCAGCGAGACGCTCGGCCACGAGTAACAGCTCCTCCGTCAGCAGCCGGGAGCCCAGCCCAGCAGCGCTTTGTCCCTTCCACCGATCGTTCCTCCATCCTCCTCGTCTCGCGcgagcaccgccaccaccaccagcagcagcaaggTGAGCTGAGCTTCCTCCACTCCCCGAACCCAACTGCTCACTTGTCTCGGACCGCGATTGCCCAGCCCCCATGCGTGCGCGCGTTGCGGGGCGGCATTGGGGCCCGGGGGCCGGCCCCGCCCCAATGGTGCTCGCCTCGCGCTGCATCCGTCGCCTCCGTCCGCCTCGCCGGGAGTTTGGAATTTGGCGCGAAACCCTAGCCCCCTGCCGGAATTCGGGGTGGCGCGGGTCGGATCAGGGGAGCCTGGGTGCGCCCCGAGCAGGGGAATCAGTTTTGAATTGCGCACTGTTGCCGTGCCCAAGTTTGCTACGCGTTTGGGAATTTGGgtgcttcttttttttttcttttttttcgctCCCGCATCCGACTGAATTTCGTGTTGGGAAATGGAGCGAGCTCGTTCTGGTGGTGATCGGGGCAAAACCCTAGCTTGGCTCGTCGTGCTTTCATCGGAATTTAGAATCAGGGGAGCTCCGTGCTTGGGGGCGCGTTGCCTTTCTTTGCTTGTGATTTTTGTTTCGaatcctgctggctgctgctgtggcttacTATGGTCTTGTCTCTGACTGTGCGGTCCCACGATTGTGGGATCTCTGCACTGCACACGTTTACTTTGTAGGTTCTCATTAGATTCTCGATTTTGGCACTGGCTGTTCGGTTTTGCTGTGCCGGAAGAGCTCAGAAGACTTCCTTTGGGTTTATGCATAAAAAGGTGGTTAGGGTTGCAGAACTGGATTGAAGAAGCTTCCTATGGTCTTTATTGCGCTAGAACCTTCTAGCTTATTGTTTCTTCAGCTAACAACTGATCCAATTTTGGTGACATGAGTTTTTCTCCTCGACCTGCTACTCTGCATGGTCTGCACCTTTAGATGTTGCATCAGCTTGTAGCATCAGGGCACGGTCTGAATGTGGAAGGAAGCTCCAGCCTCTGCACACATTAGCTCAATGCTGGGACGCTGATGAAAGCAAATACTATGGAATTTCATCCGGCATTAAGCCTATTGCTAAACCTCCAGCATTATTGTTGCAGAACTCCATAATGACAACCTCCAATTCATGCATTACTTATCTTCTTGTGTACCTTCATTTGCTCTCTGTGGATTTAATGTTGTTGTTTGTTAGGCTTTTTTGCTTGAAAGTGAGGTCCTAAAGTTTCATTTTCATGTCAAGCCTAATCTTTCAATTGATTAGCAAGGTTATGGGACTTAATCCAGTTTTAGTACTGTTCTGTTGGTTCTTAATTAATCGAACCTGGACCAAGCAGCATTTGTTTGCTCTTGCTTTTTTTATTTGTCTTACACATTTCTAACATATTTTGTTATCAATTGCAGTTAGTTCTCCTGTTGGTTTATTTGTGTACTGGGGCATATTGGATTGGAGGAGCCAGAAAACTTGAAAACCCGCATATTGGATTGGAGGAGCCAGAAAACTTGAAAACCCAGAATTACTTTGAACTTATATTCATGTCCTGATTGTATGGAATCCCATTTCTAAGAGATGTCATCATCGACACCACCACCGCCACAAAATTTTCTCCCACTACCATCACCAGTGGCTGGGCAGAGGACTCGTATTAACCTTGGGGAAATCAAACTAAAACTAGTTAAGAGGATTGGTCCAGAACGAGCAAAGAAGTACTTTGAGCACCTGCAGAGGTTTTTGTCTTTGAAGCTGAGCAAGACTCTATTTGACAAGTTCTGCCTCACAATACTTGGTCATGATAACATTCAGCTTCATAACCTCCTCATTTGCTCTATTCTCCACAACACCTTCCAAGCAAGTGGCCCACCGACAGTCAGTACACCTAAATCAATTGGAGTTGCCAAGAATTCAAATCATGTTTTAAGTCCTACAGTCCCTGTCTCTGACATTGGTGATGTTTTGCATCATCATGTGAAGGACCACTATCCACAAAGCAGAAATGCACATGTTCTCCAGGAGAATGGTGCTGTGCATTTGAGCAAACTAAAGAGATTTCCACAGCCTCAACAAAGTGAACTTGTGGAACAACTGTCCAAACGATCATGTGTGGAGAATGCATATTCAAATTTATCTTTCTCCACAAATCGCAACTGTCCTGGTGTCTCTGGTAGAGAATATGTGGAAGCGGTTGCACAGCATGTTCGAGGTCCCATAACTGCCCCACTAGGGGTTGCCTTCTGTTCTGGTCATATTGGTCATTTTGGTGGGAATTTGAGAACTTTGACACTTCCCTCTAGTGCTAGCAGTGATGACTCTATTTGTTGTTATGACCTTGGTCAGCTGTGTGATACTTCATCACTGAGACAGCATATGGGAAGAATAGCAGAAACAGAAGGGTTAGATGGTGTGTCATTAGAATGTGCTAATTCATTGAATAATGGAGTTGATTTTTTCTTGAAACAGCTTATTGGATCTTGTATGGAGCTAGTATCAGCAAGATCTCAGCATGATCGAATAAATCATATGGCACTAAAACAACAGTTAAGTCAAAAGCTAATAAATGGTGTGCAGCTGCAAAATCAGGTCCATGGTCGAAGTGCCACTACATGTCCACAAATCCACTCAGTTTCATTGCAAGACTTCAAGGCTCTATCAGAGATAAATCCTCAGCTGCTTGGAGTCAATGCATCACTGGTACTTGAAAAAATGAATTCATATGACTAATCAGTTAGGATGCAAATGGATTAATCTTTCTACAGAGTTTGATCTTTGCCTATCAGGCAAGAGGATTGAAAGCTCGAAATCCTATCTTTGTCACATGCACCATCAGCCAATGGTATGTGGACGTTTGCACGACTCAGAAAATGCATCCAGCTGAGGTTATAGCACCAAATGCGACAATGATGAAGTGTGAGCCTCGCCCAGCATACTTCTCCACAAATTTCATGTTGACATCCAAGTCCTGACTTGCTTCTGCACATATATGCAGCTGAGGTGTTGCTTCCTGTTTCATCTCTGCTACTCAAAGGATGTTTTGACATTCTTAGTCTCATATGTAGCAGACACCAAATCTTCTCAGCTTGGTGTTTCTCCTATGGTGCATGGTGTATATTTTCATAATTTATTGATAGGCAACTGAAGATCCTGTTCTGGTGAATTCCGCGGCTCACTATTAAGACTGCTCCATCAAAATAAGTGAAGATCTCATAACTTGTAGAGAATGTTGATCATACAAAGACATCAATTTTGTGCTTCTGTTCACCAGTGAGGAGTCAGGACTGTACACAGAACCATGGTGATGCAAGGTGCAAAACAGATTCAGAACTGGGCTTTCCAGCACAAAAAGAAGTTGATCGGTAAGTCTATTGCACTGGTGTGGTATAAATTGTTACATTTGTACTTTCGACTTTCGAGCATGTAGATACTATGAAAATTTTGATGCTTGTTATGTTTTGCCTGTCAACCTCTCAGTGCATTCTTCCTTTCTTTCACAACCGGTAAAAGTTACAAAATATAGTTTGACAAGCCTTACTCTGTGAATATTTGTTCTAACTGTTTCGTTATTGTATTTAACATAAACTGTTTAAATACCCAGTCTCCTTTCTGTTAGGTTATGCAAGTACAAAACATTTGATCCATATCTTGACTGTTTATATTAATCTACAATGGGTTCTATTTTCAGGTTTTTTACCTTTAGTTTGTGTTGTTGCCTGTTATGTGTTTAAGCAGAATTTAAAAATCAGTTTCATTTTGCTCTGCAAGAGATGAAGGGAAATCGAATTCATGCATGCATATATCTATATTGGAGATGGCCTTGTCCTGCAGTATGTCTTCAAGCTCCATATTTCTTTCCTTAGATATCCATGTTGCATCTTTTTGAACTTCAAAATAATCAGTAATATGGAAGTAGAATAATTTTAATATCATGGCCTTCACTTGCTAAACTTAGGCGAACATATTGGAGATGTAGCGAATGCAAATTCATATCTAGGTGATCATGCAAACTTATAATGTGGCCAATTGGAGTGCGTTTAGATGGACTAGATTTAACTGTAGTGGGGAACCACATCGTTCTGCATTCATAGGGGTGAGCGTGCGTGTGTTGTTCTGTGTAATCGGGGAAAAAAAACAGTGACATGAGTTTGCATGACCAATTGGACTGTTAATTAACATATACACATTTTTTATGACAATGATATTCAGAGAGTATAGAAAGAAATTAAACATATGAAGCTCGTATGAATCGAAGTCAAGATTGTATTAATCAATAGTGAACCAGATTGAAATGATTCAAGCACAAAAATTTTGCATGGCCAATGGATTTCGCTGGATAGCATGTTCAACTCTGAACCAGTATAGGCACACTGAAGTCACTCACTCCATATATTGGGGCTAAGTGCAGAAaatgaaatttgaaaattttggAATTGAGAGATGCAAAATATTTGGGTTGGGCAAACCTTTAATCCGTAGGGATCCTTATGGGTGCAATGTCTGGAGATGAAAATGTGCTAGTAGTTGGGTGCCTTTGGTTAGAGAATTTGGGTTCTTGTGAGACCCTCCCAAAacaatctttttattttttatcacAGAAGCACATGTACACTAGAGCTTGGACAAGTTACAGGTCCTAACTTGTAGAAGcattatctttttctttttggttCTTGAACATGTAGGAGAGCTGTGTATCACTTCATTAAAAAGAGAAACAGGAGTGATAGAAGTGTCATCAATATTCATCAGCAATTTTCAGTCACTTCCAGAACAATAACAGTCACATTAATGAAATGAAACATATGAACTATCCACCTACACAGTTGAGTACATATTTTCATGAACCAGAGCAGTCTTTTACTCTGCAATATGAAAAGAAGGTTTGTTACTATGGTTCCGTCAGTGCCTCACATCTGTTCTCACTCTCAGCCAGACATGGCAGTCTCAAATCTCCCCACCAAGGCCATTACCTTGTTCTTCCTTTCCTGGATAGGCTTGCTCCTGCCCTCCTCTGTAGCTTCATTGCTCCTCCCTTCATCCTTCCTCCACTTCTGTGCCAATTCCACGGTCTTCGTTGGCTGCATTATCTTCTCCTCCTTAGTTTTGGCCTTTTCTTGTGCAATCAGTTCATGTTCAATAACAGCATCCATTAACTCAGTTCCACTAGCAGCTTCTTTTAATGCAGTTTCACAATCAACTTGCTTTAGCTTGGCTTCATCATTAGCTTCCTTTGATTCAGTTTCACTGGCAGCTTCGTTTAGTTTGGTCTGATCAACAGTTTCATTTAGCTCAGTTGCACAGACATCTTTCTTCAACCCAGTTTCATCAACAGCTTCCTCCGATTCAGATTCATCAACTGCTTCTTTCGGGATGTTTATTTCACTGTTTCCAATATAAGCCCTGTCAGCTGTGCTCAGGTCTTCATTGTCCTTTCCATCATGTTTCTTCTCCAAAATGTCCCCTGTGTTCTCTTGATTCTTGTATTCCTCCGGACTAGAGGATGTCTTGCTATTGAGATCCACAGAATTCAGATCAACAGGGTCAGGGAGCCGTTCATGCAAGTGCTCCTCTATGGAAGAGGTGCTTATGCTCTCTGTCTCATCAAATTCCATCAACAGCTCAGCATCTTGTTCCTCGATTTTTGGTGTCTCTTTTTGTCTCGCCGGCACACTTGTTGTCCTCTGGATAGAGACATATTTCTCGGCTCCCATTCTTTTCTTTGTTATAGCTCCAGGAGCATGAGTGGAAGATGCAGCTTGAGTTTTTCCAGCTCCAAGAGGTCCTGTGGTTGTTTTCTGAGATTTCGGCTTTACAGAAGATGCTGCTGCCTTCTCAATACCAGGCCTTGTAGAGAGATTATTACTCTTCTGCATGGTGGATGGTGATTTTGCTGCCCTGGTCATATCCTTAGATGAGGTGTTTGGAGCTGCAAGGGCTGGAGGCCAAACAGATGTGGCACCAGGCTTTTCTGCTTTTCTTCTCATTGTGTTTGTTTGCCTTGCACCAGCCATGGACGAAGCAGAGTGCAGTGTCTTTCCGTGACTTGAAGAGGCTGAGCTAGATGTGGACCGGGATGAGGTCGTGCGAGCGTTGAATGATGATGCGGGTCGACAGGTGTTGGATGAGATTGAGGCGGGGGATGGGGATAATCTGCGATCAGGAGAGGTTGGGACGGATCTTGCACGCCGTAGCCCTTGGTCAGACTCACTGGGTTTGAGCCCTGGGGACATATTCTGAATGCCCCGGTTGACTCTAGCATTCTGCTGAGGGTCCCTCCTTGATGTTGCCATTGCCTATGAGCTATTctgccaacaaaaaaaaaaatgcacaaaTTAATGATGCTCTTTGTCCTCTCTTCCTCTGGGTTATAAAACTGCAACCATTTTTATGCCATCATCAGAAAAAAGTACTAGTTTGGCATTGTATATAGTGTATACAATAATTGGGCTTGACTAGCAATTCAACACGTTATGAATGATTATGCCTTTTTATGTGCAGTTTCATCTAAGAGAGAAGGCAAATAATTGTGGAATATTGACCGCAAAGCGCAAACGGAGGATGAATAGAAAGGAAATGGCATGGTTCAAGGTAAAATTATGCTGATAATCATTTGAAACAACATAATACTTTTTAGAAGGGGCACTCATTAATTAACtgtttattttatttgttttccaTGCATCACACATCATGCATGCCTATTCACACCTACCAACTGCGCTTTTCAGATGCAACAGCCgagagaacattgcaaccacacgGATCCAAACTATGCTGCCATTCTGCCAAGAAAGAGGCATACCTCGGCTGGCCTCCGAGCTGTTCACACGGACTCTAAAAGCTGATCAATCTCTGCAATCATGGTCAGCAATGGAATAGAGAAGGAAGGAGAATGCTTGCATTGATGTGCCTGCTTTTTATGGCCTGCCTCCTTCACCTGGAGAATCTAGGCGGTTGCTGTATTGAAATAGTCCGAGGAAGGGCACTGGCTGAAAagattttgtgaatgtttggccCTTGTGCTTCCGTTGGCTGTTTTCGGTGGGCGGTCCATAAATAGTGAGCAGAGACGTCCCTGGCCTCCATTGATGATTCAAGGTGTGTGGAGGAGGGCACAACGCTATTCTAGACGGCCGGGCATCGGATCCGCCGTTTTGGCTTTTCAAGCCTATTAACGGCGGGCAGCCGGGCAGGGTTACATGCGTGCCTGTCTATGAACCACTTTGTTGCTGGCACGCGTGTACCCTGCTGCACATGTTGCATGTTTGACAAGAGATTTTATTCTGTATACCGTGTGACTCTGTCACAAGTCACATCACATGAGTTTACCAAGGCAATGTACGGAGTATACTTGTGGTATACTGGTATGGCATGCCATTGTGCACCTGGTCATCGTGGGGCTCATTCCCCTTGTGTTGAGAAAGCATCTGATCTGACCTCTATTCTGAGCATATCGTGAAAAGTTTCGACGGAATCGCAGCTCTGTGTCCTACCCCCGTTTCGTAGACAAAAGAGTATGTTTTTATAATTTAGATTAGAAGTAGTTTTATGAATGCAGCCATAAACTAAGTACTCTCCGTACCTTAAAGAGGACACGTCTTATTTTTAAAGGAGACAACCAATTTAAgtttaattagatttatagaaaataatatcaacatttgtatctttaaataagtttataaaACTATGAAAATATGttaatctatacctaatattaaaagcTGAAATAGTTTTTCTATCTGACTTCTTTTATTTTACATAATGTCCTTAGGCACCCATCAATGACCTAGACCTACGAGTCACAACTCATGTTCATATGTGTCGAAAAAAACACATGTCTAGCCCCACGATGCATAAACCAATTCTAAAAATATATTGAAACAGATGACACAATATGAAATTTGATTTCAAGACGTATTGGAAGATGGCGTGACTTTTACGTAAATCTCCAAGTCTCGAGTCATCCAGGTAACCGCACCAAACTATAAACCATATGTGCAATTGTAACATATGTATATAATTGTTAGATACTTATTCGATACCATAAATATTATTACCTtttgtatatatttgatcaaaactTAAGATGGTTGACTACTCAAAAAATGAGACGTACACTTCATCTCTTTATAATATCGCTAGCAAAAAGCAGGTTTCGGTTGCTCAAGTCTTAGTTTTGGACCACTTAATCTTATGTTCCGTAGAGCACTCATTGGTGATAAGCTAGCAAAATGGAATGTGTTGGGCGCAAAAGTAGCATTTGTGCAATTAGATGACCAACAAGATTTGATTAAATGGAATCTCAATAACAAAGGTTCTTTTACAGTACAGTCAATGTAAAAACATTTAGTAAACTAAATTGTGCTTCCTATTCATAAGGGTCGTTGGAAGTTAAAATTGTTGTTTAAAATTAAGATTTTCATTTGGTTCTT encodes:
- the LOC136477297 gene encoding uncharacterized protein, coding for MVMQGAKQIQNWAFQHKKKLIEMKGNRIHACIYLYWRWPCPAFHLREKANNCGILTAKRKRRMNRKEMAWFKMQQPREHCNHTDPNYAAILPRKRHTSAGLRAVHTDSKS
- the LOC136477296 gene encoding CUE domain-containing protein 5-like — its product is MATSRRDPQQNARVNRGIQNMSPGLKPSESDQGLRRARSVPTSPDRRLSPSPASISSNTCRPASSFNARTTSSRSTSSSASSSHGKTLHSASSMAGARQTNTMRRKAEKPGATSVWPPALAAPNTSSKDMTRAAKSPSTMQKSNNLSTRPGIEKAAASSVKPKSQKTTTGPLGAGKTQAASSTHAPGAITKKRMGAEKYVSIQRTTSVPARQKETPKIEEQDAELLMEFDETESISTSSIEEHLHERLPDPVDLNSVDLNSKTSSSPEEYKNQENTGDILEKKHDGKDNEDLSTADRAYIGNSEINIPKEAVDESESEEAVDETGLKKDVCATELNETVDQTKLNEAASETESKEANDEAKLKQVDCETALKEAASGTELMDAVIEHELIAQEKAKTKEEKIMQPTKTVELAQKWRKDEGRSNEATEEGRSKPIQERKNKVMALVGRFETAMSG